The Syntrophotalea acetylenivorans genome contains the following window.
GATCCCGGGCCTGCTCGATGAAGGAGCCGATTTGGGTTGCTACATCGAATATGCCCTCGATGTGCCCATGTATTTTATCGTTCGGCAGAAACAGCTGTTTGATATGACGAAGGAACGTTTCTCCTTTCGGCGCTATCTGGCCGAAGGTTTTGCCGGGTTTCGAGCGACTCTCGGCGATTGGGATCTGCATCTGTCGACCCTTTTTCCCGAGGTGCGTCTGCGGCCACAGATTGAATTGCGCAGTGCCGACACCCTGCCTCCGGGTTTGTCCTTATCGGTAGCGGCCCTGTCCAAGGGCCTGTTGTATGATGATGCGGCGCGGGCCGAAATCCACCGCTTGTTTCGGACTTACGATTCAGCGACCTTTCAGCAGGTTTATCGGCAGTCGTGGCGCCTGGGACTAAAAACCCCCGTGGGGCGCCATACTTTGCGAGACCTGGCTCTTCAGGTTTTAACCCTGGCGCGTGAGGGGTTGATTCGTCAACAACGGGAGCGTGGCAGCCGATTTGATGAGACCCTGTTTCTCGATGGTCTCGATGAAATCGCCGAAAGCGGCGTCACTTTGGCAGAACGGTTGTTGGGGCGCTGGCACGGCTCACGCCAACAACGGCTTAAAGCTCTCAAGGAACATTGCGGATTTGAACATTGCGGCCCCTGACTCTGTCAGGCGCTGAAGAGCTGCTTCGGAGTCTGCCGGACTATTGTTCATGGGCCAGCTATAATCTCAGATGTTTGGTCCGTATCGTCTGACAGCCATTCAGAAAAAGGAGTAATGCGTATGATCAGCGAACAGATCGATCTGTCCCTGGCAAAAGAGGCTGTCGACACCATTCGGCTGCTGGCCGCCGATGCCGTGGAACAGGCTCAATCCGGACATCCCGGCACGCCCATGGAAGCGGCACCCATTGCCTACCTTCTCTACTCCCGTCATCTGCGCCATGCTCCACAACAACCCGACTGGCCCGGTCGCGACCGCTTCATTCTGTCTTGCGGGCATGCCTCAGCATTACTTTACAGCCTGTTGCATCTCACAGGATATGATCTGTCCCTGGAGGAGATCAAAGCTTTTCGCCAGTTTGATAGCCGTACCCCGGGGCACCCTGAGTTTGGTCATACGCCCGGTGTGGAGACAACGACGGGACCTCTCGGGCAGGGTTTTGCCGTTGGGGTCGGTATGGCCATGGGGGCTCGTTTTTTGAAAGAACAGGTCGACCAAGAGCTGTTTGACTATCGGATCTATTCACTCTGTTCCGACGGCGACCTGATGGAAGGGGTGGCGGCAGAAGCCGCTTCTTTGGCCGGCCACCTTCGTCTCGGAAATCTGGTCTATCTCTACCTGGATAACCATATCACCATTGAAGGCGATACCGCTTTGGCGTTTTCGGAAGAGACCGCCACCCGTTTCCTGGCCTATGGGTGGCAGGTGCTGCGGGTCGAAGGGGAAAATTTAGAGGAAATTGACGGGGCTATCGCCTGTGCAAAAGAAGATCCGCGACCCAGTTTAATCATCGCCCGCACCCATATCGGCCAGGGGGCACCTAACAAACAGGACAGTTCGGCGGCCCATGGGGCACCTCTCGGCCGTGAAGAACTAAGGCTGACCAAACAGGCGCTGGGACGAAACCCGGAACAGAGTTTCGAAGTACCAAAACAAGTGAGCGAACATATGTTCGCGGCTGTGGAACGGGGAGAGTCCCTGGTTCGAGAATGGCAGCAAAAATTCGAGAGCCGTCAGGACGATGCGCGGTCGGCGACCTGGCACCAGCTTGCCGGAAAAGGCCTTTCCGACGGCTGGCAGCAGTACCTGCCGGTATTTGACACGGATAGTGGTCCGATGGCCACCCGCAAGGCCAGTGGATTGGTGCTCAATGCCCTGGCTCCTCACCTGCCCCTCCTTCTGGGAGGATCGGCCGATTTGGCGCCGTCCAATAACACCGCTTTGCAAAATGAGACGGCCTTTCGGCCCGGAGCCAGTGGCCGCAACATTCATTTCGGGGTACGGGAACATGCCATGGGCGCGATTCTCAACGGACTGGCCCATACCCCGGGGTTAATCCCCTATGGGGGAACCTTCCTGATCTTCTCCGATTATATGCGGCCGCCTATTCGCTTGGCTGCCATGATGGGGTTGGCCCCAATCTATGTTTTTACCCATGATTCAATCGGTCTCGGCGAAGACGGCCCGACCCATCAGCCCGTCGAACAGCTGGCAGCGCTTCGGGCGATTCCTGAGCTGAGGGTTATCCGGCCCGCTGACGCCAATGAGACGGCCATGGCCTGGCGGGTTGCCCTCGCTGAGCGCCAGCGGCCAACGGCGCTGGCCCTGTCTCGGCAAAACCTGCCAGTTGTCGATCGCAAAACTCACGGAGCAGCCGAGGGCGTGGCCCGTGGTGGTTACGTTCTGGCGGCCGAAGAGGGGCTTTTGCAGGCCTTGCTTATTGCCAGCGGTTCCGAGGTGTCGTTGGTTTTGGCCGCTCGAGAAATATTGCAACAGCAGGGTATTGCCACCCGAGTTGTGTCTCTGCCCTGTTGGGAGCTGTTTGATGAACAGTCCCAAGATTACCGCCATGAAGTTTTGCCACCGACCTGTCCAGCACGTCTGGCCGTCGAGGCGGCCGCAGCCTTCGGCTGGGAGCGTTATGTCGGCGACCGTGGAGACATCTTGGCCATGGACGGCTTTGGTGCCAGCGCGCCGGCCGACCAGTTGATGGAGTATTTCGGCTTCACCGTTGACCAGGTGATCGCCAGGGTTCGACAATTAATAGAGAAAAACTGATTTTTTTCGGGGTCGTTGGTAAACTTTTTTTCTGCAGGCTCGTCCAAGTATGCGAGAACGGATCTCAAAAAACAGGAAGAGGCCTATGACTCCCCAAGCCGCAACCGCTGTGGTCGATCCTGCTTCGGTGCAGGATTACACCATGGCGTCAGAACTTGGCGACCGCCATGATAAAATATTGCTCGAGCAGTTGCGTGCCGGGCACCCCGGTGCTTTTGAACAACTGGTAGCGAGCCAGGCATCACGATTGATCAATCTGGCCTTCCGGTTGATAGGCAACCGTGCTGAAGCTGAGGAAATCGCTCAGGAAGGGTTTCTGCGCCTGCATCGATCATTGGATAGTTTTCGCGGCGATTGCAGTTTATCAAGTTATCTCTATCGCATCGTTTCGCGTCTGGCCATCGATCATTTGCGGCGGGAAAAATTACGCCGAAAACTTTTCTTTTTTCGTCGTCATGAGGACGATGCCGACCCGCTGGAGTTGGCAGCCGATTCAAATGCTTCGCCGCGGGATAATTTGCAAGCTAAAGAGACCGGGCAACGTTTGCTGACGGCCCTTGACGGCTTGTCGGCCCGGCAAAGGGCGGTTTTTGTGTTGCGCCATCAGGAGGGAATGTCCCTCAAAGAAATTGCTGCAACGCTCTCTTTGGAGGAAGGAACGGTTAAGGCCCATCTGCATCGGGCGGTACGCGCCTTGCGCGCCGAACTGGAAGATCTGCAGGAGGATCGGTCATGAACGACACTACAACGAGACACTGTCATAAAGAGGATTTGCTGCTTTATTACTACGACGAACTGACCGATCAACGGCGAGCTGAGTTGGCGGAACATCTTGCCGTTTGTGAGAACTGTAATAAAGAATGGCAGCAACTCCAGCGGTCTTTAAGCAGCCTGTCTCTTCCCGTAATCGAGTTCAATTCGGTTGAAACCAAAAGGTTTGCCGCCCGGGTTGCAGAACGAGCGCAGCGCCCCAGGCACAGCAAGCTCTGGGTGTGGGGAGGCGCATTGACTGTTAGCGCGGTTCTGGCCCTGACCCTGATTGCCCGACCACCGGGGCTAGTTCCCGGCCAAAGAAACGGACTGGTGGCCGATGCCGCTATCGTTCAGGAGCTGGAGCTTTTGCAGAATATGGAACTGCTTGAAGACCTCGATCTCTTGCAGGGATTGGAAGGTCAGGGATGATGGAGATGGAAAGGAAACAACCATGAAACGCTTATGGCTACTTGGTCTGTTGCTGGTGGCCGGCCTGACCTGGGGGCAGGGAACGGGTTGGGCCAAGCGCTACTCTGACCAAAATGACGGCGGACGAAGAGTTGTTGCCGATAAAGACATTACCGAAGGCAACCGTTGGCAAAAACTGACTCCAGAGCAACGCAAAGAGATGAAACAGCGCTATCGTCAGTTTCAGGATTTGCCGCCGGCAGAACAGCAAAAGTTACGCAAGCGCTATGAACGTTTTCAAGAGCTTTCGCCGGAAAAGAAGCGACGCATCCAAGAGCGGCATCAACGGTTACAGAAGATGACCCCGAAGCAACGGGAAGAGTTGAAACGGGAGTTGCAGCGTATCAAGAAGCTACCGCCGGAAGATCGCCGCCAACAACGCCAGGAATTACATAAGCAATATTTTAACGGCCGCTGATCATTTACCGCAACGAACCACCTTATGCCAATCAAAACAACCCCCTTCTTCAAAGGGGGTTGTTTTGATTGTTTTGTGGTCGATATTTGCAGCGAGCCTTTTTGCAGAAGCTATAATTCAACAAGGCAGTGTATTGGTACACCTTTTCCAAGGAGACGCTGATGACAAAGATCCGCTGGGGTATGACAATGGTTCTGGTAACATTGGTTTTGCTATGTGTTGGCGGGTGTAAAGAACAAATGAAGGAAGAACTGCTGAGCGCTGCTTCCAAGCCTGCCTTTGCTGCTGTTGAAGAAACGGCGCGGGTTGCTACCCCGGTGGCGGAGCCTAAAGATGGACAGGCGCTGTTTCAGCAGCATTGCGCCGTATGCCATCCCGGCGGTGGTAATATCATCAATCCGGACAAAGGGCTTGATGGAAAAACCCTGGCAGCCAATGGCATCGTAACTGCCGGCGATATCGTCTCCCTGATGCGTGAGCCGAGACCGGGAATGAGCGCTTTTAGTAAGGAATTGCTGTCCGACCGGGATGCCGGCCGCATCGCCGAATACATTCTTCAGACTTTTTGAGCGGATTGGTAAAGGATTGTAAAGCGGTTTAGTTCAGCCAGCCTCTGAGTTTTCGCGAACGTATCAAACATAAGGGCCATGGATGTTATTCTCCTTTCAAGGAGGAATAACATCCATGGCCTTTTTTATAAGAAATGCCGCCTGGTTTTGTTCAGAGAGTTTGAGTTGTCAGGCCGACAGAAGATAAAAAAACGCCTCCCCTTCCTTTGTGTGTGGGGTGAAAGAGGGAGGACAATAAAACGCTCTAGGAGGAATTCCACCCGGAAACTCTCGCCAGAATGCCGGGTGGCATTGTAATCGCAGTTGCAAAAAAGATTAAAAAGATTTTCAGTCTTTCCTGTATACACAATCTGAAGGGACAAAAGCAATCATTATGTGTTAACAACCCTCTTTTTTTATCTGTAATGAGTTGTGTCGGATAAGCGATTGAAAGGGGCTGCGAGAAAAGCCTATTTATGAGGAAAGAGGTGGTAGAAGGGAGGATTTTTACTGTTTGCCGGCGCGGCGAAAGGCGGCCAGAAGATCGTTCTGACTGAGGATTCCCAGCAGATGTTTGGGTTGTTCCGGGTCTATCACCGGAAAGTAACTGATGTAGCGGTATTTCTGTAGAATTTCCAGGGCTTCGCGCAGGGTCTGGTCGGGATGCATGGCGATGTGCCGTTCGCCGGCCAGATCGCTGGCCACCACCAGCTTGGCCAGGGTGGGCTCGAACACCAGGTTGCGGATTTCGGTGTAGTTGATCATGCCGACGAAGTGCCCGTCGCCGTCGATTACCGGAAAACGGTCGTAGCGGCTGTGGGCGATGAGGTGCAACAACTCATTGAAGGGCGTGTCGTTGGTGATGGTTTCGACGTTGCGACGCATGATGTGTTTGACCAGGATGTCGCCGGGGTCGCTTAGCTGGTGACCGGCCGGGATGCCAAGCGACGAACGGAAATGCTGGACCACGTTGTGCAATCCTTCGATGGTCCCCTGTGGCGCGCGTTTTTCCAACAGAGAGAGTATCGGCACCTCGCCGGCTCGCACCAGCCCGAAACGGATCGCCAGCGGGCCGATTAGTTCAAACAGGACCACCGATCCGAGCACCATGGTTTCAAGCAGTCGTCCACCCGCCGGCCACTGCCGGGTGAGCGTGGTGGCCAAGCCGATGGCGACGCCCCCCTGGGCGAGCAGGGTAAAGCCGGTGTGAATGCCTCGCTCGCGGTTGAAGTTGCCGAAATGGGCACCGACTCGCGCGCCAACTAGTTTGCCGAGAACCCGTGCGCAAAAATAACCGAGGCCAAGTAGTCCGATATTGGGGAGGGTTTCAAGGTGCAGATTGGCGCCGGCGATGAAAAAGAAGGCCACATAAAGGGGATAATCGAACTGCTGGAGAGACTCTTCAAGGAGGTGCCAGCGCGGCGAACTGTTCGCCAGCACCAAGCCGAGAAACAGCGTTGCCAAAAGTGGGCTGATGCCGAGGGTGCGGCAGACGCCGGTCACTGTAAAAACGGCGCCCAAGAGCAATAGCTTCTTCTCGCTGGGGGTTTCAAGGCGCTGGGCCCACACCGAGGCGGCAAAACCTAACAGGCCGCCAACCAGTAACGGACCTAACATCTGCCACAAAACCGACGCAATGGGAAAATCCGGTTGCAGCAATATCTGGCTCAGGACGATAAAAGCGAGAATGGAAACAACATTGTTGAGCCCCACCAGGGTCAAGGCGGTATGGGTCACAGGCCCGTCGGCTTTGTACTCGCGGATAACCATCAAGGTTACTGCGGGCGCCGTGGTGATGGTAATCGTTCCGAGCAGTAGCGCCAGTGTCAGCGAAGTCTCGACCAGGGAAAAGCCGGGCAGGCTTGTTTTGACGACTAGAAGGTTGAGGGAGGCAACGGAAAGGGTGACAAGCAGGAAGGTCAGGCAGATTTCGCCAAAAGAGAACCAGAGAATCCGGTGTTTCCAGCGTTTAAGATTTTCAGTTCGGCATTGTCCGCCGATACTGAGCAAAATCAGACCGAGGGCGATGTCGGTAACGATTCGCAGGTCCTTGAGGACCTCGGACGAAATGAGTTGGGGCAGGCCGGTCAGATGGGCAAAGGATGGCCCGACCAGCAGCCCGGTCAGCAGATAGCCGGTGACCCGGGGCACGTGTAACATGCCTGCCACGCGCCCACCGATCAGGGTGCCACAAAAAATGACCCCCAGAGCGCTGAAGATAGCGGACAGGTCCATAAAACACGACTCCTTTTCGGATTGACAGGTGGGGCAGCAGGGCTCCGGTCAGGGCTGGGCCGGGATCAGGACAATGTCGATCCGTCGGTTGATGGCCCGCCCTTCGGCGGACTGATCCGACGCCAGCGGGCGTTCCGAGCCGTAGCCCTTCGCTTCGATCTTTTCCGCCGGCAGGGTGTCGTTGGCGATAAGGTAAGCCTGCACTGCTTCGGCCCGCTTTTGCGACAGGGCCAGGTTGGCAGCGGCCGAGCCGGTGCTGTCGGTATGGCCTTCAATGATAGCCCGCGGTTGGCCGAACAGGCCGATAGCCCGCTGCACTTTGCTCAGCAGCGGATAGTTCTGCGCTTCGATGACCGCCTGGCCGACTGCAAAGCTCATCGCCTTGAGGCGGATGATCAGGCGGTCGCCTTGCTTGTAGACCTCGGCGTCACCGGGGGCGAACACATTCTGGACCTGGTTGAAGAGCTTCTGGAAGCGGCGCTCCTCGTCCAGTTGCTGGCGGGCCGCCCGTTCTTCCCGGGTCGAGCCTTCAAGAGAGGCGATCTGTACGCGTAATTGATCGATGGTCGCTTCTAGTGCGGCAATCTCATCCTGTTGATCCTGTCGCTGTTGCTGGTTACTGGCGATAGACGTCAGAATCCCTTCCAGCTGGCCTTCAAATACCTGGTCCCTCTGGTCGGGCAGATTCAGCTGTTCAGCTGTCTGATGTAATAACCCTTCGATATATAGGGCTGTCTGTTCCGAAGGCCGGTTTTCCAGGTTTTGACTATGTAGCATGATCTGCTCCAGGCGGCGGGTATAAAAGAGGGCCTCCGCTGCTTTCTGGCGGATTTCTTCTCTTTGGTAGCGACGGTCGGTGACGAAGGCATCTGCTTCAGCGAGCTTTTCCTGTGCTTCGGCCAGGGACAGGGGGACCTGCCGAGAGGCGCGGTTGGCCGTTGCCTGGTCCAGGAGCCGGTGGGCTTCGCCGAGATTACGTTCCTTGATGGCGCGCAATTCCAGTTGATCATAGGCATCGAACACCTTGGCCTTGTCCTTTTGAGCCGAATCGAGGTCGTTGTCTTCAATGGCTCGGGTCAGGCTTAAAAAACGTTCTTCTGTCGCAGTATATTCCGATCCGAGGTCAGCGGCGCCGGCGGCCAGGGCCAATTGACGTACCTTGATCACATCGGCAAGGACGGTTCGGGCGATTTGGGCCGTTTGCTCGGAACGTTGCAATTCAACCCGGCCGGCAGTGATCTTGAGCAGGATTTCGGACAGATCGGTCTCTCGCTCCAACATGCCCTGAGCTTCTAGATAAAGACGCTCCGCTTTAGCAAAATTGCGGGGTGACAGAACATCCAGGCTTTCTTGACGAGCCGTATCCAGGTCGCTTTCAAGGCTGACCAGCTGTTCGACCGGATCTTTGTCTTCCAGCGCTGTAGAGAGAGCTGGAGGACGTCCTCCGCAGGCGCTGAGCAGCAGCACGAGTAGCAAGGCGATCCAGGGTATGTTGGGGCGATTCGACGGATGCATTCTGCAGGCCTCCTTTTCATGTTTCGCTTTTTAACCAGTTAATCTAAAACGGTCAACGAAATTCCGAAGCCGAAAGCTCTAAATGGCATTGAACCCAATCCTGTATATTATACTTCATCAATATAGATAACGCTGTGATATCAGGAAGGGTTTCTTGCGCCAGTGTAGACTGAATAAAGGGGCATTGCAATGACAAGTCGCTAAAATAGGCGACTTCATACCGAATTATTGACCTTGTCAGGTTCAAATCCTTAGAGAATGGAAGCCTTAATATTCTGTGCTTGGCTTCCAGGAATGAAGCTTAAGGGACATAGTGTTTTCAGCTGCAGCTATGAAAAGAAAGCAGAAAGGTCCCTTCCTCAGGGGTTAATCAAGCAATAGAGAGCTTTGACGGTGTCCTTTAAGGGCAAAAAGGTGTATGATGTGACTTTACCCTCCCACAACAGATCTTCTCTTCAACTATTCAATCGCCCTTCATGTCTTGTGAGGATGATCCCTCGGCATGGAGAGATTCGGCGGCCCTTTCGACTTTTGGACCGTCTCTTGTCAAGCCTGTTCGATAGATTCCAGTGGTCTCCCTGATTTTTATCGGACATGTCTTGGCCAGCCCCAAGGAAGGAAGTACCGTTATGCAAGATGCCACGCTTTCCGTCGGTGATTCTATCGAAGGCCGCTGTACTAAATGTCGTAAAAATACCGCTCATATCATCGTGACTCTGGTCGAAGAGAATCCCGGCAAGGTGCAGTGCACCGTTTGTAATCGTGAGCATAAATATCGGCCGCCCACAGCGGCAAGAAAGCCGGCAGCACGTCGAACAGTCGATCCCAAAGAGGCCGAACGCCAGGAATGGCAGGCGTTGCAGCCAACCATGAATCCTGCCAAGGCGACGGATTACTCCATGGACGCGACTTACAAGGTCAATGCACTGATTAATCATCCTAAGTTTGGACTTGGTGTGGTGCAGCGAGTGGTGGGGCCGCAAAAAGTTGAAGTGTTGTTTGAGGACGGCCGAAAGATGATGCGCTGTCAATAAGATTTGCCGCTGTGTTTTCCGGACATGGCAGGCAGTAGGTTGGAAGTGGAAGCCAGCAAGGAAACGTATGAAAATTTGTAAGCTGTGTGAAGAACAATCTGAAAAAGCGCGCAATGGAAAGCCCCATGAATCTTTAACCAAGGTCGATGGGGCGCGCATTTTTAAAGGACACAACAAGCGGGGCTTTGAGGAACAGGATTATCAGTGTCTGAGTTGCAAGGCTAAATTCACTCACAGCACCAATAAAAATGATTTGGCCTGGACTTTATGGCAGGGGTAGCTGCCTTTTATGCCAATCGTTGAGGTTGCTCAGCGGGCGCAGAAACCCTGCGCCCTCACAGCGGCTGGATTAAGGAATTGTTGATTCGTCAACTATCTGCTTTGAAGGGCTTTCGGCATTGTCTTCTTGTTTGCGTTTTTTCTTTTCTTCTTTTTTGGCTTTTTTGGCGAGTTCCTTCTGACGTTTTTCATAACCATAATTCGGTTTTCTAGCCATGGGCCGGTCCTTTCCGTTTGAGGTTTGGCCTGTCCAGGCATCCGGGCAGTAATGTCCTCGAAGATTGCTGAAGAAAAAAGAGCCCCACGAAGATTCGAGGGGCTCTTTTTTTAGCTATATGCAAAATTTAACTTTAGATTTTGCGTACATTGGCCGACTGGGGGCCTTTTTGACCTTGGGTGACCTCAAAGCTTACGCGGTCGCCTTCGGCAAGGGATTTGAAACCATCACCCTGGATCTCGGAAAAGTGAACGAATACGTCAGGGCCGTTGTCCTGCTCGATGAAACCAAAACCTTTTGCGTCGTTGAACCATTTTACTGTGCCTTCTGCCATTTTTTTCTCCGTGTCCCCTTTGCAGGGACTTTTTGGTTGTGTAAATCCGCTCGTCCAAATAAAAAAACACCTGCCCAAGAGGGCCTGTGTTTTGATCCGAGCTGACACCTTGTCAATTCGGTGAGCGACAAAAAATTTACACAAACTTGCTTAAGTTTTTTCAAGTTAACATGGCCACCTAGTAAAAGGCAAGCGATAACTGCTTGTGGCATAAAAGAAAATTCTTCTGGCGCTCAATTTGATTCAAAAACTGAGGGTGTGGTCGGCAAAAAAAGAAAATGATTCTGAATGAATGTGG
Protein-coding sequences here:
- a CDS encoding cold-shock protein, with the translated sequence MAEGTVKWFNDAKGFGFIEQDNGPDVFVHFSEIQGDGFKSLAEGDRVSFEVTQGQKGPQSANVRKI
- the tkt gene encoding transketolase, coding for MISEQIDLSLAKEAVDTIRLLAADAVEQAQSGHPGTPMEAAPIAYLLYSRHLRHAPQQPDWPGRDRFILSCGHASALLYSLLHLTGYDLSLEEIKAFRQFDSRTPGHPEFGHTPGVETTTGPLGQGFAVGVGMAMGARFLKEQVDQELFDYRIYSLCSDGDLMEGVAAEAASLAGHLRLGNLVYLYLDNHITIEGDTALAFSEETATRFLAYGWQVLRVEGENLEEIDGAIACAKEDPRPSLIIARTHIGQGAPNKQDSSAAHGAPLGREELRLTKQALGRNPEQSFEVPKQVSEHMFAAVERGESLVREWQQKFESRQDDARSATWHQLAGKGLSDGWQQYLPVFDTDSGPMATRKASGLVLNALAPHLPLLLGGSADLAPSNNTALQNETAFRPGASGRNIHFGVREHAMGAILNGLAHTPGLIPYGGTFLIFSDYMRPPIRLAAMMGLAPIYVFTHDSIGLGEDGPTHQPVEQLAALRAIPELRVIRPADANETAMAWRVALAERQRPTALALSRQNLPVVDRKTHGAAEGVARGGYVLAAEEGLLQALLIASGSEVSLVLAAREILQQQGIATRVVSLPCWELFDEQSQDYRHEVLPPTCPARLAVEAAAAFGWERYVGDRGDILAMDGFGASAPADQLMEYFGFTVDQVIARVRQLIEKN
- a CDS encoding c-type cytochrome; this translates as MTKIRWGMTMVLVTLVLLCVGGCKEQMKEELLSAASKPAFAAVEETARVATPVAEPKDGQALFQQHCAVCHPGGGNIINPDKGLDGKTLAANGIVTAGDIVSLMREPRPGMSAFSKELLSDRDAGRIAEYILQTF
- a CDS encoding DUF3106 domain-containing protein is translated as MKRLWLLGLLLVAGLTWGQGTGWAKRYSDQNDGGRRVVADKDITEGNRWQKLTPEQRKEMKQRYRQFQDLPPAEQQKLRKRYERFQELSPEKKRRIQERHQRLQKMTPKQREELKRELQRIKKLPPEDRRQQRQELHKQYFNGR
- a CDS encoding cation:proton antiporter — protein: MDLSAIFSALGVIFCGTLIGGRVAGMLHVPRVTGYLLTGLLVGPSFAHLTGLPQLISSEVLKDLRIVTDIALGLILLSIGGQCRTENLKRWKHRILWFSFGEICLTFLLVTLSVASLNLLVVKTSLPGFSLVETSLTLALLLGTITITTAPAVTLMVIREYKADGPVTHTALTLVGLNNVVSILAFIVLSQILLQPDFPIASVLWQMLGPLLVGGLLGFAASVWAQRLETPSEKKLLLLGAVFTVTGVCRTLGISPLLATLFLGLVLANSSPRWHLLEESLQQFDYPLYVAFFFIAGANLHLETLPNIGLLGLGYFCARVLGKLVGARVGAHFGNFNRERGIHTGFTLLAQGGVAIGLATTLTRQWPAGGRLLETMVLGSVVLFELIGPLAIRFGLVRAGEVPILSLLEKRAPQGTIEGLHNVVQHFRSSLGIPAGHQLSDPGDILVKHIMRRNVETITNDTPFNELLHLIAHSRYDRFPVIDGDGHFVGMINYTEIRNLVFEPTLAKLVVASDLAGERHIAMHPDQTLREALEILQKYRYISYFPVIDPEQPKHLLGILSQNDLLAAFRRAGKQ
- a CDS encoding zf-HC2 domain-containing protein, whose amino-acid sequence is MNDTTTRHCHKEDLLLYYYDELTDQRRAELAEHLAVCENCNKEWQQLQRSLSSLSLPVIEFNSVETKRFAARVAERAQRPRHSKLWVWGGALTVSAVLALTLIARPPGLVPGQRNGLVADAAIVQELELLQNMELLEDLDLLQGLEGQG
- a CDS encoding OmpA family protein, which codes for MHPSNRPNIPWIALLLVLLLSACGGRPPALSTALEDKDPVEQLVSLESDLDTARQESLDVLSPRNFAKAERLYLEAQGMLERETDLSEILLKITAGRVELQRSEQTAQIARTVLADVIKVRQLALAAGAADLGSEYTATEERFLSLTRAIEDNDLDSAQKDKAKVFDAYDQLELRAIKERNLGEAHRLLDQATANRASRQVPLSLAEAQEKLAEADAFVTDRRYQREEIRQKAAEALFYTRRLEQIMLHSQNLENRPSEQTALYIEGLLHQTAEQLNLPDQRDQVFEGQLEGILTSIASNQQQRQDQQDEIAALEATIDQLRVQIASLEGSTREERAARQQLDEERRFQKLFNQVQNVFAPGDAEVYKQGDRLIIRLKAMSFAVGQAVIEAQNYPLLSKVQRAIGLFGQPRAIIEGHTDSTGSAAANLALSQKRAEAVQAYLIANDTLPAEKIEAKGYGSERPLASDQSAEGRAINRRIDIVLIPAQP
- a CDS encoding RNA polymerase sigma factor, with translation MTPQAATAVVDPASVQDYTMASELGDRHDKILLEQLRAGHPGAFEQLVASQASRLINLAFRLIGNRAEAEEIAQEGFLRLHRSLDSFRGDCSLSSYLYRIVSRLAIDHLRREKLRRKLFFFRRHEDDADPLELAADSNASPRDNLQAKETGQRLLTALDGLSARQRAVFVLRHQEGMSLKEIAATLSLEEGTVKAHLHRAVRALRAELEDLQEDRS